In a single window of the Caulobacter soli genome:
- the ispG gene encoding flavodoxin-dependent (E)-4-hydroxy-3-methylbut-2-enyl-diphosphate synthase gives MAADHTHIRPWRQIERRQSRKIRVGNVEVGGDAPITVQSMTNTLTSDAAATLEQIRQLEEAGADIVRVSCPDTDSTAAFKTIARESRVPLVADIHFHYKRGIEAAQAGAACLRINPGNIGSPDRVRDVIQAARDHGCSMRIGVNAGSLERELLEKYGEPCPDAMVESALNHARILQDHDFHEFKISVKASDPFMTVAAYYQLAERIDCPLHLGVTEAGALRTGTVKSSIGIGSMLWAGIGDTIRVSLAADPVEEIKVGFDILKSLGLRHRGVNIIACPSCARQGFNVIKTVEALEQRLAHISQPMSLSIIGCVVNGPGEALMTDLGFTGGGAGSGMIYMAGKPDHKQSNDGMIDHIVELVEQRAAQLKAAADAEAIAAE, from the coding sequence ATGGCCGCAGATCACACCCACATCCGTCCCTGGCGTCAGATCGAGCGCCGGCAATCGCGGAAGATCCGCGTCGGCAATGTCGAGGTCGGGGGCGACGCGCCCATCACCGTCCAGTCGATGACCAACACCCTGACCAGCGACGCCGCCGCGACGCTGGAGCAGATCCGCCAACTGGAAGAGGCCGGCGCCGACATCGTCCGCGTCAGCTGCCCCGACACCGACTCCACGGCCGCCTTCAAGACCATCGCCCGCGAGAGCCGGGTGCCGCTCGTGGCCGACATCCACTTCCACTACAAGCGCGGCATCGAGGCGGCCCAGGCCGGCGCGGCCTGCCTGCGGATCAATCCGGGCAATATCGGCAGCCCCGACCGCGTGCGCGACGTCATCCAGGCGGCCCGCGACCACGGCTGCTCGATGCGGATCGGCGTCAACGCCGGCTCGCTGGAGCGCGAACTGCTGGAGAAGTACGGCGAGCCGTGCCCCGACGCGATGGTCGAGAGCGCCCTGAACCACGCCCGCATCCTGCAGGACCACGACTTCCACGAGTTCAAGATCTCGGTGAAGGCGTCCGACCCGTTCATGACCGTGGCGGCCTATTACCAGCTGGCCGAGCGCATCGACTGCCCGCTACACCTGGGCGTCACCGAGGCGGGCGCCCTGCGCACCGGCACCGTCAAGTCGTCGATCGGCATCGGCTCGATGCTGTGGGCCGGCATCGGCGACACCATCCGCGTCTCGCTGGCCGCCGACCCGGTCGAGGAGATCAAGGTCGGCTTCGATATCCTCAAGTCGCTGGGCCTGCGCCACCGTGGCGTCAACATCATCGCCTGCCCGTCGTGCGCGCGTCAGGGATTCAACGTCATCAAGACGGTGGAGGCCCTGGAGCAGCGCCTGGCCCACATCAGCCAGCCGATGTCGCTGTCGATCATCGGCTGCGTGGTCAACGGCCCCGGCGAGGCCCTGATGACCGACCTGGGCTTCACCGGCGGCGGCGCGGGTTCGGGCATGATCTACATGGCCGGCAAGCCCGATCACAAACAGTCCAACGACGGCATGATCGACCACATCGTCGAGCTGGTCGAACAGCGCGCGGCCCAACTGAAGGCCGCCGCCGACGCCGAGGCGATCGCGGCGGAGTAG
- a CDS encoding OsmC family protein: MASATARISDAHYATTITTGQHTLISDEPPRNGGADVGPAPFDLLLSALGACTAMTLKMYAEHKQWPLEALEVRLHYHGGETPPRIERVLFPTGPLDDAQRARLADIAERTPVTLAIKNGVPVQTSLG, encoded by the coding sequence ATGGCCAGCGCCACCGCCCGCATCAGCGACGCCCACTACGCGACCACCATCACCACCGGCCAGCACACGCTGATCTCGGACGAGCCGCCGCGCAACGGCGGGGCCGACGTCGGTCCCGCACCGTTCGACCTGCTGCTGTCGGCCCTGGGCGCCTGCACGGCCATGACCCTGAAGATGTACGCCGAGCACAAGCAGTGGCCGCTCGAGGCCCTGGAGGTGCGGCTGCACTATCACGGCGGCGAGACCCCGCCGCGCATCGAGCGCGTGCTGTTTCCGACCGGCCCGCTGGACGACGCCCAGCGCGCCCGCCTGGCCGACATCGCCGAACGCACCCCGGTGACCCTGGCCATCAAGAACGGCGTGCCGGTCCAGACGTCTCTGGGGTGA
- a CDS encoding DMT family transporter, translated as MSQQQRLLIGLLCGLVAGAFWGGVFLAPKLLAAFTPLQMTAGRYLCYGLASAALLAPSARRVLGRLTPADWRDLAGLSLLGNIVYYVCLAISVQIAGVAPASLIIGLLPVTITLVGAKPGEGVALRRLAAPLLLVGAGVVCINVAAFQTAGGVDVGRLVLGLLAAVGALAVWTVYAVWNARRLAGTPRFNSHEWSLLTGVVTGLLSLLLVVPAFWPAFLGGAPHLANAWLLFWAVSLAVALGASVIGNGLWNAASRLLPLSLSGQLIVFETLFALLYGFLHDARWPLPLEAAAIVLMLAGVLWSVHLHRPDERGAH; from the coding sequence ATGAGCCAGCAGCAGCGTCTCCTGATCGGACTTCTGTGCGGCCTCGTCGCGGGGGCGTTCTGGGGCGGGGTGTTTCTGGCGCCCAAGCTGCTGGCCGCCTTCACGCCGCTGCAGATGACCGCTGGGCGCTATCTCTGCTACGGCCTGGCCTCGGCGGCCCTGCTGGCCCCCAGCGCGCGCCGGGTGCTGGGGCGACTGACCCCGGCCGACTGGCGTGACCTGGCGGGGCTGAGCCTGCTGGGCAATATCGTCTACTACGTCTGCCTGGCGATCTCGGTGCAGATCGCCGGCGTCGCCCCGGCTTCGCTGATCATCGGCCTGTTGCCCGTGACCATCACCCTGGTCGGCGCCAAACCCGGCGAGGGCGTGGCGCTGCGCCGCCTGGCCGCGCCGCTGCTGCTGGTCGGGGCGGGCGTGGTCTGCATCAATGTCGCCGCCTTCCAGACGGCCGGCGGGGTCGATGTCGGACGGCTGGTCCTGGGTCTGCTGGCGGCGGTCGGGGCGCTGGCGGTGTGGACGGTCTACGCCGTCTGGAACGCCCGCCGCCTGGCCGGCACGCCTCGCTTCAACAGCCACGAATGGTCGCTGCTGACCGGCGTGGTCACCGGCCTGCTGTCGCTGTTGCTGGTCGTTCCCGCGTTTTGGCCGGCCTTCCTGGGCGGCGCGCCGCATCTCGCCAACGCCTGGCTGCTGTTCTGGGCCGTCAGCCTGGCCGTGGCCCTGGGGGCCTCGGTGATCGGCAACGGCCTGTGGAACGCCGCCAGCCGGCTGCTGCCGCTGAGCCTGTCGGGTCAGCTGATCGTCTTCGAGACTCTGTTCGCCCTGCTCTACGGCTTCCTGCACGACGCCCGCTGGCCGCTGCCCCTGGAGGCCGCCGCCATCGTGCTGATGCTGGCCGGGGTGCTGTGGTCGGTGCACCTGCATCGGCCGGACGAGCGCGGCGCGCACTGA
- a CDS encoding TetR/AcrR family transcriptional regulator — translation MDGSVHKPGPREQKKEEVRTRIADALIELLAEGRMDINHDLIAERTGLGRRTVYRYFPDREALLAAATSRVRELAGPRVAFPEREADLTDALHDIYTGLDRIAPITTLVRSTPQGRAMRRADNDRRVDAYTKATADLVKDLPPEDRTLATAMLQVLHTTPWLEMRDHWGLSGEQIAKATGWAMRTLIADLRARDGRPLDEDD, via the coding sequence ATGGATGGTTCAGTTCACAAGCCCGGTCCCCGCGAACAGAAGAAGGAGGAGGTGCGCACGCGCATCGCCGACGCCCTGATCGAGCTGCTGGCCGAGGGGCGGATGGACATCAATCACGACCTGATTGCCGAGCGGACGGGCCTGGGCCGGCGCACCGTCTATCGCTACTTTCCCGACCGCGAGGCCTTGCTGGCGGCCGCCACCAGCCGCGTGCGCGAGCTGGCCGGGCCGCGCGTCGCCTTCCCCGAGCGCGAGGCGGATCTCACCGACGCGCTGCACGACATCTATACGGGCCTGGATCGCATCGCCCCGATCACCACCCTGGTGCGCTCCACGCCGCAGGGGCGGGCCATGCGGCGGGCCGACAATGATCGACGGGTGGACGCCTACACCAAGGCGACGGCCGACCTGGTCAAGGACCTGCCGCCCGAAGACCGGACGCTGGCGACGGCGATGCTGCAGGTGCTGCACACCACGCCGTGGCTGGAAATGCGCGACCACTGGGGCCTGAGCGGCGAACAGATCGCCAAGGCCACGGGCTGGGCCATGCGGACATTGATCGCCGACCTGCGGGCGCGCGACGGGCGACCGCTGGATGAGGACGACTGA
- a CDS encoding PLP-dependent aminotransferase family protein, with protein sequence MAGWTPTLPPGDAPLYERLMDALRADIASGALNDGDRLPPQRDLAHRLGLGLGTVTRAYVEAEKAGLVQAHVGRGSFVRGAGVSPGRPIPLAGPINLAQNIAPQRAAADHLAEALTKLRRRPDLVEHLGYSPVAGLDAQRRAGAAWLARSGGLEGADWTRLICCAGAQQGLALALGSLTRPGDTVLCEASTYQGAKAIAEHLGLRLRGLAMDADGVRPDALEAAARDGARVAFLLPTLQNPTGRIMSLRRREEIVAVARKQDLWLVEDDIYAVYAGPNRPLPLAVLAPERTFHVSGVSKSLAPGLRAGYLVTPPGDHLERVLRAVRALAYAPPAFGGLIATQWIEDGTADVIAAAGVAETTARLAMALEILGPAVETPASLAAPHLWLPMGELEAERVAGRALRGGVEVTPPSAPVVAPSLETGVRVCLGPAADRAELERGLRVVAAALTGADERSQGVI encoded by the coding sequence ATGGCGGGCTGGACCCCGACCCTGCCGCCCGGCGACGCGCCGCTGTACGAGCGGCTGATGGACGCCTTGCGGGCCGACATCGCCTCGGGCGCCCTGAACGACGGCGACCGGCTGCCGCCGCAGCGCGATCTGGCCCACCGCCTGGGCCTGGGCCTGGGCACGGTGACCCGCGCCTATGTCGAGGCCGAGAAGGCCGGACTGGTGCAGGCGCACGTCGGGCGCGGCAGCTTCGTGCGCGGCGCGGGCGTCTCGCCTGGACGGCCGATCCCGCTGGCGGGGCCCATCAACCTGGCCCAGAACATCGCCCCGCAGCGCGCCGCCGCCGACCATCTGGCCGAGGCCCTGACCAAGCTGCGTCGGCGTCCCGACCTGGTGGAGCACCTGGGCTATTCGCCCGTGGCCGGGCTGGACGCCCAGCGGCGGGCGGGCGCGGCCTGGCTGGCGCGCAGCGGCGGGCTGGAAGGCGCGGACTGGACGCGGCTGATCTGCTGCGCGGGCGCCCAGCAGGGCCTGGCCCTGGCGCTGGGCAGCCTGACGCGGCCCGGCGACACGGTGCTGTGCGAGGCCTCGACCTACCAGGGCGCCAAGGCCATCGCCGAGCACCTGGGCCTGCGGCTGCGCGGCCTGGCCATGGACGCCGACGGCGTGCGCCCCGACGCGCTGGAGGCGGCCGCCCGCGACGGAGCCCGCGTGGCGTTCCTACTGCCCACGCTGCAGAACCCCACCGGCCGGATCATGAGCCTGCGGCGTCGGGAAGAGATCGTCGCCGTGGCCCGCAAGCAAGACCTGTGGCTGGTCGAGGACGACATCTACGCGGTCTATGCCGGGCCGAACCGCCCGCTCCCGCTGGCCGTTCTGGCGCCCGAGCGCACCTTCCACGTCTCGGGGGTGTCCAAGTCGCTCGCGCCCGGCCTGCGCGCCGGCTATCTGGTCACGCCGCCGGGCGACCATCTGGAGCGGGTGCTGCGCGCTGTCCGCGCCCTGGCCTACGCCCCGCCGGCCTTCGGCGGACTGATCGCCACCCAGTGGATCGAGGACGGGACCGCCGACGTCATCGCCGCCGCGGGCGTGGCCGAGACCACGGCTCGCCTGGCCATGGCGCTGGAGATCCTGGGCCCGGCGGTGGAAACCCCGGCCTCCCTCGCCGCCCCGCACCTGTGGCTGCCGATGGGCGAGCTGGAGGCCGAGCGCGTGGCCGGGCGGGCCCTGCGCGGCGGCGTCGAAGTGACCCCGCCAAGCGCGCCGGTGGTGGCGCCGAGCCTGGAGACCGGCGTCCGTGTCTGCCTGGGCCCGGCGGCCGATCGGGCCGAGCTGGAGCGCGGCCTGCGCGTGGTCGCCGCCGCCCTGACCGGCGCGGACGAGCGATCGCAAGGCGTGATCTGA
- the ptsP gene encoding phosphoenolpyruvate--protein phosphotransferase, whose amino-acid sequence MAASGIAVRGPRSLLRQIREAMAGGGPAQAKLDMVVRTIAISMVAEVCSIYLRRASNDLELFATEGLSRDAVHVTRLKPGEGLVGETMRLGRPLNLSDAASHPSFSYRPETGEDPYHAFLAVPLLRGGRTIGVLVVQNRTERVYDEEEVEDLQIIAMVLAEMVSAGELLGLTELKDVEIAPHKPERLKGARFAEGLAYGVAVLHEQPVAPEQLLSDDALAEEARLKWAVEALQTQIDEMLEGQHGLVGASYEVLETYRMFAHDRGWNRSLQEAVRSGLTAEAAVERVRSEHRARLGQARDPYLRERLHDLEDLNDRLLRHLSGDVHAVRVLPEDAILIARNLGPADLLEYDRTKLKGILLEEGSAASHAGIVARALDIPCVGRLAGLRDRVSEGDPVVVDAETAEAWLRPRSDVVKALKARMEVRAQRKAEFARIRDTPAVTKDGDKVTLLMNAGLAVDLDILGETGAEGIGLFRTEFQFMVAEEMPRLEAQTSLYEKVLEAANGMPVTFRTLDLGGDKLLPYMELEREDNPALGWRAVRMGLDRPALLRMQIRALIKAARGRELRIMFPLVANVDEFRAARAFVDQEVAWALKRGRPEPARLDVGAMIEAPSLLWHLDALLPMTDFVSVGTNDLMQYLFAADRGNPRVSDRYDPLSPAALRALKTIQQACADTGTPVSVCGEMAGRPLEAFALLALGFDRLSMPPAGIGPVKQMVLSCDREAARRNVEALLKTSAGSLRGEIETLARKLYVAV is encoded by the coding sequence ATGGCGGCGTCCGGGATCGCTGTTCGAGGACCACGCAGCCTGCTTCGGCAGATTCGCGAGGCCATGGCCGGGGGCGGTCCCGCCCAGGCCAAGCTCGACATGGTGGTGCGCACCATCGCCATCTCGATGGTCGCCGAAGTCTGCTCGATCTATCTGCGCCGCGCCTCCAACGACCTGGAGCTGTTCGCCACCGAAGGCCTGTCGCGCGACGCCGTCCACGTCACCCGGCTGAAGCCCGGCGAAGGCCTGGTCGGCGAGACCATGCGCCTGGGCCGGCCGCTGAACCTGTCGGACGCCGCCAGCCACCCGTCGTTCTCGTACCGCCCGGAAACCGGCGAAGATCCGTATCACGCCTTCCTGGCCGTGCCGCTGCTGCGCGGCGGCCGCACCATCGGCGTCCTGGTCGTCCAGAACCGCACCGAGCGGGTCTATGACGAGGAAGAGGTCGAGGACCTGCAGATCATCGCCATGGTCCTGGCCGAGATGGTCAGCGCCGGCGAACTGCTGGGCCTGACCGAGCTCAAGGACGTCGAGATCGCGCCCCACAAGCCCGAGCGGCTGAAGGGCGCGCGGTTCGCGGAAGGGCTGGCCTACGGCGTGGCCGTGCTGCACGAGCAGCCGGTGGCCCCCGAGCAGTTGCTGTCCGACGACGCCTTGGCCGAGGAAGCTCGGCTGAAATGGGCGGTCGAGGCCCTGCAGACCCAGATCGACGAGATGCTGGAAGGCCAGCACGGCCTGGTCGGCGCCTCCTACGAGGTGCTCGAGACCTACCGGATGTTCGCCCACGACCGGGGCTGGAACCGCAGCTTGCAGGAAGCCGTGCGCTCGGGCCTGACCGCCGAGGCGGCGGTCGAGCGCGTGCGCTCCGAGCACCGCGCCCGTCTGGGCCAGGCCCGCGACCCCTATCTGCGCGAGCGCCTGCACGACCTGGAAGATCTGAACGACCGGCTGCTGCGCCACCTGTCGGGCGACGTCCACGCCGTGCGCGTGCTGCCCGAGGACGCGATCCTGATCGCCCGGAACCTGGGCCCGGCCGATCTGCTGGAATACGACCGCACCAAGCTCAAGGGCATCCTGCTCGAGGAGGGCTCGGCCGCCAGCCACGCCGGCATCGTGGCCCGGGCGCTGGACATCCCCTGCGTGGGCCGCCTGGCCGGCCTGCGCGACCGGGTCAGCGAGGGCGATCCGGTGGTGGTCGACGCCGAGACCGCCGAGGCCTGGCTGCGGCCGCGTTCGGACGTGGTCAAGGCGCTGAAGGCCCGGATGGAGGTCCGCGCCCAGCGCAAGGCCGAGTTCGCCCGGATCCGCGACACGCCGGCCGTCACCAAGGACGGCGACAAGGTCACCTTGCTGATGAACGCCGGCCTGGCCGTCGACCTGGACATCCTGGGCGAGACCGGGGCCGAGGGCATCGGCCTGTTCCGCACCGAATTCCAGTTCATGGTCGCCGAGGAGATGCCACGCCTGGAGGCCCAGACCAGCCTCTACGAGAAGGTGCTGGAAGCGGCCAACGGCATGCCGGTGACCTTCCGCACGCTCGATCTCGGCGGCGACAAGCTGCTGCCGTACATGGAGCTGGAGCGCGAGGACAATCCGGCCCTGGGCTGGCGCGCCGTGCGCATGGGCCTGGACCGGCCGGCCCTGCTGCGCATGCAGATCCGCGCCCTGATCAAGGCCGCGCGGGGCCGCGAGCTGCGGATCATGTTCCCGCTGGTGGCCAATGTGGACGAGTTCCGCGCCGCCCGCGCCTTCGTCGACCAGGAAGTGGCCTGGGCGCTGAAGCGTGGCCGGCCCGAGCCGGCGCGCCTGGACGTCGGGGCGATGATCGAGGCGCCTTCGCTACTGTGGCATCTGGACGCGCTGCTGCCGATGACCGACTTCGTTTCGGTCGGCACCAACGACCTGATGCAGTATTTGTTCGCCGCCGACCGGGGCAATCCCCGGGTGTCGGACCGCTACGATCCGCTGTCGCCCGCCGCCCTGCGCGCGCTGAAGACCATCCAGCAGGCCTGCGCCGACACCGGCACGCCGGTCTCGGTCTGCGGCGAGATGGCGGGGCGTCCGCTAGAGGCTTTCGCCTTGCTGGCCTTGGGTTTCGACCGTCTGTCGATGCCGCCGGCGGGCATCGGGCCAGTCAAGCAGATGGTGCTGTCGTGCGATCGCGAGGCCGCACGACGCAATGTCGAGGCCCTGCTGAAGACCTCGGCGGGATCGCTCCGTGGCGAGATCGAAACCCTGGCGCGCAAGCTTTACGTCGCCGTCTAG
- a CDS encoding glycine zipper 2TM domain-containing protein: MKTFGKFTKIAVAAAVTGALVLPASAAFAGDKSNKTERAVIGALIGGIAGAALSKGDTGGIAIGAVAGAALGASTGGNDRDHRYSSNYRDPRYGHGSSYNNGYGQSNYGNGYNNGYGQSGYSNGYGRDQRGDRYNTGYRYDGGNGYYGQRR; encoded by the coding sequence ATGAAGACCTTTGGTAAGTTCACGAAGATCGCTGTCGCCGCCGCTGTCACCGGCGCCCTGGTTCTGCCCGCTTCGGCCGCCTTCGCCGGCGACAAGAGCAACAAGACCGAGCGCGCCGTCATCGGCGCCCTGATCGGCGGCATCGCCGGCGCGGCCCTGTCCAAGGGCGACACGGGCGGCATCGCCATCGGCGCCGTCGCCGGGGCCGCCCTGGGCGCCTCGACCGGCGGCAACGATCGCGACCATCGCTATTCCAGCAACTACCGCGACCCCCGTTACGGTCATGGTTCGAGCTACAACAACGGCTACGGCCAGTCGAACTACGGCAATGGCTACAACAACGGTTATGGCCAGTCGGGCTACAGCAACGGCTATGGCCGCGACCAGCGCGGCGACCGCTACAACACCGGCTACCGCTACGATGGTGGCAATGGCTACTACGGCCAGCGCCGCTAA
- a CDS encoding helix-turn-helix domain-containing protein yields the protein MPLDTGRVSHLHLVADSDPEHAPMAAHQPSVDDGVDIGSALRAAREFRGLNLQDVADATRIRQSYIEALEDLRLDELPSRPFTIGYVKSYAKMLGLDGDAAVARFKLDVPDDSEPLRAPVGVRHERDPRLGLILAFGVLIVAAIVLWNVAQRAIAKDTPPAQVAPAQASAAVAAPAAVPVDPNAASGSVSLGAPLPAPVESTTPEPYKTPGLDDAAANGGSADAVSAASKARAVETAKSGVDPSLVLNVGAPFRAKGAVYGAAQAEASGLILQARKPASLTVHDAGGAIYFTRWMSTGEAFRAPRNGGLIAEVSDPSAFEVYNGGALTSRMSGPTASLGKLTVAPAAPAPVTTAPKPAAPQAPKPQG from the coding sequence ATGCCGCTGGATACGGGCAGGGTCTCGCACTTGCATCTGGTCGCGGACAGCGATCCTGAACACGCGCCCATGGCCGCGCATCAGCCTTCGGTTGACGACGGCGTCGACATCGGTTCGGCCCTGCGCGCCGCCCGCGAGTTCCGCGGCCTGAACCTGCAGGACGTCGCCGACGCCACCCGCATCCGCCAAAGCTACATCGAGGCGCTGGAAGACCTGCGCCTGGACGAGCTGCCGTCGCGCCCGTTCACGATCGGCTACGTGAAATCCTACGCCAAGATGCTGGGCCTGGACGGCGACGCCGCCGTGGCTCGCTTCAAGCTGGATGTGCCCGACGACAGCGAGCCGCTGCGCGCCCCGGTCGGCGTGCGTCATGAGCGTGATCCGCGCCTGGGCCTGATCCTGGCGTTCGGGGTGCTGATCGTGGCCGCCATCGTGCTGTGGAACGTCGCTCAGCGCGCCATCGCCAAGGACACCCCGCCGGCCCAGGTGGCCCCGGCTCAGGCCAGCGCCGCCGTCGCGGCTCCGGCCGCCGTGCCGGTCGATCCCAACGCCGCCTCCGGCTCGGTCTCGCTGGGGGCGCCCCTGCCGGCCCCGGTCGAGTCGACCACGCCCGAGCCCTACAAGACCCCCGGCCTCGACGACGCCGCCGCCAATGGCGGTTCGGCCGATGCGGTCAGCGCCGCTTCCAAGGCCCGTGCGGTCGAAACCGCCAAGAGCGGCGTCGATCCCAGCCTGGTGCTCAATGTCGGCGCCCCGTTCCGGGCCAAAGGCGCGGTCTACGGCGCCGCCCAGGCCGAGGCCTCGGGCCTGATCCTGCAGGCGCGCAAGCCCGCCTCGCTGACCGTGCACGACGCCGGCGGCGCCATCTACTTCACCCGCTGGATGTCGACCGGCGAGGCGTTCCGCGCCCCGCGCAACGGCGGCCTGATCGCCGAGGTCTCCGACCCGTCGGCCTTCGAGGTCTACAACGGCGGCGCCCTGACCAGCCGCATGAGCGGCCCGACGGCGTCGCTGGGCAAACTGACGGTGGCCCCGGCCGCTCCGGCGCCGGTCACCACCGCGCCCAAGCCGGCCGCGCCGCAAGCGCCCAAGCCTCAAGGCTGA
- a CDS encoding aspartate kinase — MSRLVMKFGGTSVADLERIRRVARLVAAEVATGKQVAVVVSAMSGKTNELVAWTDGSGRAAAGLPESDDEYDAVVASGEQVTAGLLAMTLRNMGHDARSFLGWQVPILTDNAHGRARIEDIPPANLEACFAAGQIAVIAGFQGVTSDQRITTLGRGGSDTSAVAIAAAVKGACDIYTDVDGVYTTDPRIEKKARKLAKISYEEMLEMASLGAKVLQTRSVEMAMAHRVPVRVLSSFVEPGEAPGQGTIVCDEEEIMEKRIVSGVAYSRDEAKITLLGLPDHPGVSSQIFGRLADANVNVDMIVQSRARSADTANMEFTVGKRDAARAVEIVRAAQKEIGFEDVAVDEDVSKVSVIGVGMRSHAGVAQSMFAALAEKNINIQVISTSEIKISVLIDAAYTELAVRALHAAYGLDQL; from the coding sequence GTGTCACGTCTGGTGATGAAGTTCGGCGGCACCTCGGTGGCCGACCTGGAGCGCATCCGCCGGGTGGCGCGCCTGGTCGCGGCCGAAGTGGCGACCGGCAAGCAGGTGGCGGTGGTGGTCTCGGCCATGTCGGGCAAGACCAATGAGCTGGTGGCCTGGACCGACGGCTCGGGCCGCGCGGCGGCGGGTCTGCCGGAGTCGGACGACGAGTACGACGCCGTCGTGGCGTCGGGTGAACAGGTCACGGCCGGCCTGCTGGCCATGACCCTGCGCAACATGGGCCACGACGCCCGCTCGTTCCTGGGCTGGCAGGTGCCGATCCTGACCGACAACGCCCACGGCCGCGCCCGTATCGAAGACATCCCGCCGGCCAATCTGGAGGCCTGTTTCGCGGCCGGCCAGATCGCCGTGATCGCCGGCTTCCAGGGCGTGACCAGCGATCAGCGCATCACCACCCTGGGCCGGGGCGGCTCGGACACCAGCGCCGTGGCCATCGCCGCCGCGGTGAAGGGCGCCTGCGACATCTATACCGACGTCGACGGCGTCTACACGACCGATCCCCGCATCGAGAAGAAGGCCCGCAAGCTGGCCAAGATCTCGTACGAGGAAATGCTGGAAATGGCCTCGCTGGGGGCCAAGGTGCTGCAGACCCGCTCGGTCGAGATGGCCATGGCCCATCGCGTCCCGGTGCGGGTGCTGTCGAGTTTCGTCGAGCCGGGCGAAGCCCCGGGCCAAGGTACGATCGTCTGCGACGAGGAAGAAATCATGGAAAAGCGCATCGTCTCGGGCGTCGCCTATAGCCGCGACGAGGCCAAGATCACCCTGCTGGGCCTGCCCGACCATCCGGGCGTGTCGTCGCAGATCTTCGGCCGCCTGGCCGACGCCAATGTGAACGTCGACATGATTGTGCAGTCGCGCGCCCGCAGCGCCGACACCGCCAACATGGAGTTCACGGTCGGCAAGCGCGACGCCGCCCGCGCCGTCGAGATCGTCCGCGCCGCCCAGAAGGAAATCGGCTTCGAAGACGTCGCCGTCGACGAGGACGTCTCCAAGGTGTCGGTGATCGGCGTGGGCATGCGTTCGCACGCCGGCGTCGCCCAGTCGATGTTCGCGGCCCTGGCCGAGAAGAACATCAACATCCAGGTCATCTCGACCTCGGAGATCAAGATCTCGGTCCTGATCGACGCGGCCTACACCGAACTGGCCGTGCGGGCGCTGCACGCGGCTTACGGGCTGGACCAACTCTAG